The Triticum urartu cultivar G1812 chromosome 5, Tu2.1, whole genome shotgun sequence genome contains the following window.
tgttgatgtgttgttgctgtcACTGGTTATTACTCTGCTTTCTTGCACTATTAGCAGTTTCTTGCTACTGTTAATCTTCAAAGTATCGTATAAGTTCGATGAAAGATGGAGCTCTGTAAATTTATTTATTCAGAATTTGATGTCGGACTAGTAGTACTTGATAGAAATTACCCTAAGATAAAAATGATACAAACCGAGAACAAATACATGAATTCCAGTGTATCCTTATCATACACACGCATGCGTGTAAATATGCAAAACAAAGATTCAACAAACTTCACTGAATGCATCTGCTCCTGATATTGAGATGCTTGCCATGACATAGCTTGTAAGAAGACGAGCTTCTTTAAAATGAATAGCATGTGTGCGCCATTCACAATGTTTTGAAATCTAAGCACGATCCATAACTCAAGTGAAAACAAGGCAATCCAGTTTTGAGTAGCACCTTACTCATCATAATAAGCTGTAAATCCAGCCACATTAATACCACTGGTTGAAACCAAGCTTGTCTTTGTCAAGACATGGGCTGTATTTGAAATTTGAATTTCATAGCATGACATACTCCTAAAACACGAAGACAGAAGTTCTTTTTTTTTccgaaaaggaggatgacccctgACACGAAGACACAAAGACAGAGGTAGCAGATACAAAGAGCTCTTGTTCTTGTAAATAACCCTAACCAAACCATCCAACGCAgccagcagcagcagctcatctTCAAAGTCTTTCTGGGAGGCAAAAGTAGAGAGATCCATCTTTCTTGACGCCATTTGGTTACATCATCGTACCACCAGCAACTGCGTGTGGGGCTTCATTGGAGGCCGGCAACCGGCCCCATGCTGCACCGTAACAAAGAATTGATCAGATAACATGACGAACAAAACAGGGAAAGGAGCACTTTGCCCCCTCAAAATCATTTCATCTTTAGCTGTCCATATCCACCAAACTATATATAGATGGAATGCATCCGCGTTGGAGGTACACAACAACGAAAACTGCTCAGTGTCTGATTAGCAAAGCTTTGACTAGGTTAACCAACTCTTGAGCATAACCAGCGAAAAAACATACATACTAGAGCATCCAAACAAAACATACAGGATATAGCCCCTACTACACATTCACCATTGAGTTTTCAGGTCAGCTGCCTACTTAATCAGCACCAACTACTCTTTCTTTCCTCTGGCTTGTATCAACATCAAAGACGGCATGACAGGAAAAATCACAGACTACTAGTGGTTGCCTACAATAAGCCGACTTTGCGGCATGACTCAACATCAGAATAATGTAGCAGTACTACATATCTAGAGACAGAAAACCAGAGAAGGCGAGCAGACCTGAATACAAATATCTATCTACCTAAGCAGAAAATGAGAGGAATAAAGCAACATATTCATCAACGTATTTGGGCACTCTTGAACTTAAACTACTCAACAATGTAAGCCACAAGCAAAAACACTGAAATTCTAGTCAATGGCATGTTTAGCATTCATATCTTGGTGCACGTGTTTGAAAAAACAGTACGAGATAGTCTGTATGTACCTCCAATGCAGAACCTCGTGTAGGGCATGACCTTTTCAATGCTAAATTCACCCATCTTGTTGGCTCGGCCTGAATTAAGCTCAACTGCGTACAACCCAGCCGGAGTTCTGAGGAAGATTACCCTAACTCCTTCAGCAAAACCAACCGTCCACACATCCGAGCTCGACATGTCCAAGAGGGCACGAGGAGGGAGCAACGGCTCGAGCTCGACGACCCTGCGTCGTGTCCATGCCGCAGCTCCTCCAGGACCAGCCTCCATTGACCATAGATAGAGTCTAGGCTTGCGCACTGACGCAAACAGCAACATGCCATCCTCCACACCCAGGAGGTCAAGGTATCCCTGGTCCAGGATCTCTGGCGCCTTGATCACAGACAGTTGTTGCTCACGAATGTTGTACTCCACGACGCTGTCACCCTCATAATTGGGGACATATACCTTATTATTTCCCACCACAGCAGTGCGCCCCCCGGTATCGATTTGAAGACCCGGGGTCTGAACGGAGATCATGTCGCTCCACTGACGAGTCTCCGATGAGTCTCCTTCATCCGCAGAGCCCACCAGGGCCACGAGGAAAGGGCCACCATGGCAGTCGAGGTGGTCACATCGGTCTATGGCGCAGAACACCGTGGCATTACAGTGTATGCTGCCATTGTAATAGTCGTCGGGGTCGTCGCCCAGCCAGTGCATGATGTTGTGGCACTTGGGGTCGTCGTCGATCTCCCGCCAGTTATCGGTGACGAGGTCGCAAACATCGAAGGGGGCATGGTACCCAGGGGCGTAGAGGAGGGCGAGGCCGTGCCGGGAATCAAGAACGTGGCAGTCCCGGTGGTCATGGGATGCCGTCCGGCGGAAGGTCGAGGTGGAGACAAAGCGGTTGCCCCTGCGGTATTCGTTGTGGAGGAAGCCCAGCATGGGCGGCGCCCCGTGGAGAGCGCGGTAGCCGCGGGCGAAGCCGGGGTCGGAGAGGATGGCGCGCCAGCCCCTGcagacggcggcggcgcggatgAGGCTCCTGGGGTCGTCCGCCGGGAGGCGCATGAAGACCGCGCGCATGGCGTCGTCAACCAGCGGCGGCGGACTCAGCGGCATCGCCATGGGGGTGATGACCTTTTCAATGCCCTGTTCATCATGCACCTTGTTGACTAGTCtgtatgtactccctccatttttatatacaagacCACTATGAAATATAtgttttgcatctatacaaggccatcAACATTAATTGAGGCAAAATTAATGAGATTTTCTCGTACTAGCAACCTCTTTAATAGTTGCATGCATGCAGTCATAATGACAGTCAGCTACTTCCTCCACTCAATTTTCTTGCATGCATGTGGGGTATTAATGATCTCACTAAACGAAAAGAAAAGCTGACTTTCAAAGTAGAAATTAACTTTTACATTGGTACCTGTAATTTGAGTTTGTGgtcttgtatataaaaatggaaaaAGTACCTCCAGTGCAGAACCTCGCGTAGGGCATGACCTTTTCAATGCTAAATTCACCCACCTTGTTGGCTCGGCCTGAATTAAGGTCAATTGCGTAACACCCAGCAGGTGTTCTGAGGAAGATGACGCTAACCCCTTCCGCAAAACCAACCGCCCAGATGTTCGACTCCGACATGTCCAAGAGGGCACGGGGAGGGAGCAATGGCTCGAGCTCGACGACCCTGCATCGTGCCCATGCCGCAGCTCCTCTAGGACCAGCCTCCATTGACAATAGATAGAGTCTAGGCTTGAGCACGGATGCAAACAGCAGCATGCCGTCCTCCACACCGATGAGGTAAAGGAATCCCTGGCCCAGGTTCTCTGGCACATTGATCACAGATAGTTGTTGCTCACGAATGTTGAACTCCACGAGACTGTCACACTCATAACTGGGGACATAGACCTTATCTCCCACCACAGCAGTGTGCCCTCCGTCGTCAGTGTGCAAACCCGGGCTCCGAACAGAGATCTTGTCGCTCCACTGACAAGTCTCCGACGAGTAGACAGTGGCGAGGGCAATGCCTCCTTCCTCCACAGAGCCCACCAAGGCCACGAGGAAAGGACCGCCGCCATGGCAGTCGAGATGGCCACATCGATCTTTGGCGCAGAGCGCCGTGGCATTACAGCGTATCCCAGTCCCGCTGAAGAAGTCGTCGGGGCCGTCGCCCGGCCAGTGCATGATGTCGCGGCACTTGGGGTCGTCGTCGATGTCCCACCAGTTGCCGGTGACGAGGTCGCGGGCCTCAAAAGGGGGGTCGTACGCAGGGGCGTAGAGGAGGACGAGGCCGTGCCGGGAGTCGAGGACCTGGCAGTCTGGGCGGTCCTGGGACGGCCGGCGGCGGAAGGTCGAAGTGGGGACGAAGCGGTTGCCGTTGCGGTACTCGTTGTGGAGGAAGCCGAGCATGGGCGGCCCCCCGTGGAGCGCGCGGTAGCCGTGGGCGAAGCCGGGGTCGGAGAGGATGGCGCACCAGCTCCTGcagacggcggcggcgcgggcgaggcTCCTGGGGTCGTCCGCCGGCAGGCGCATGAAGACCGCGCCCATGGCGTCGTCGACCGGCGCCCTCATCGCCATGGGGGTGGCGGGTGCCGAGCAGGGAGGGACGGAGATCGGGATGATGGCCCGTCGGCCGTCGGGAGTCGGGGTGAGGATGGGGAAAAAGATGCGGTTGCGGCGGCTGAGTCGGGGTGGGGGGCGTGACCTAGGCGGCGGCTCTAATTGGGCCGGGATGCCTTGTACTCTCAACATCTGGGCCGGGATGAATTCGGCTTCTTCGGTTAACCTGCTAAAATGACGATTTCTGTTCTAAAAAAAACACCTGTATGTATGTGTTAAAATAACGAACCGATTGAATTTTGTTTGGTCAGTCCCAGTAACACAGCAAACTTTGCTAAAAAAAGAGTAACACGGGAAACCGAATCTTCCTGTGCACCGGAAAACCGAATGCTATTCCATCTAGAAAATGAAAAACCGAATGTTATGCCATGACGATGATAATGGGACGCACCATGTACACCGTCAACAAAGAAGTTTTTATGACGTATTTCCACACACAGCCTCTCTATGCATTTCAGGGTTTAGCGCCAAGGTATGGATGGAGATCGACGCATCGTGCCCAATGTGTGCACGGCTAAACTTGTTAAATAAGGAGGATAATGACTTCTTTTCTTACTGGTTAAGCTTTAGGACAGGGTAACCCTTTGTCTCCTCTCTTGCTTAACCTGATAGTAGATGCCTTCTCTGGGATGTTAGTCAAAGGCTCTCAAGCAAGTTTGATTAGTGGGGTTGTCTCCTAATTTAGTGGAGGGGTTCATGTGCCTCCAATATGGAGACACACCCTCCTTTTTTGGAGAATGGTCATTGAATATCTCTTAGCCTTAAGTGGATTTTGGCTTCTTTTGAACAAGTTTCTGGAACGGGGATTAATTATCACAAGACTGCTTTGGTGCCTATTAACATGGATACTATTGAATTACATGCTTTTGCGGATATATTTTACTAGTGTGTAGTAGGTGATTTTCCTATAAAGTATCTggtaattcctttgcattttgaAAAGCCTAGCCAGAAGATCTTCGACCTTTAATTGATAAAGATTCTTGCTAAGATTCACTACTACATATCATAGCCTTTAATTGGCAAGATTCTTGGCTGAATTTAGCATGATGATACTTTGTTGTCATCTCTAACGGGAAAAAGGGAGGCCCTAGCACCAGCGATCAACTATTCGAGCTTCCTTTAACTCGTTTGTACCGCTCAAACAAAAAAATGTAGGGATTTTGCATTTCTTTCAAATTCACAAATATTTTTGAATATTGTTCAAATTTCAAATTCATGACCTTTAAGTAAATTTTGAAAGAAAATGAGAACCCGAACACTTTTCggattcatgaacatttttttactGGACAATTTTCAAATCTTGTTCATCGTACAAATTtcaagttcatgaagttttacaCGAACTTGAAAAAGCTGTGAACACTTTTCACTAAACAATTTTCAAATCTTGTGAATGTGTAATTCTTCATGAAGTTTTGCATGAGTTGAAAACCACTCACTctcttttttttcaaattcatgaacattttccACTGGACATTTTTAAAATCTCGGTCTCTGAACAATTTCCAGATTCACAAACATTCTTCACtaaacatttttttgaaataatcaaacaattttcaaattcatgaaatTTTCCAGGACATTTTCAAATCTCATTCGCTGGACAAACTTTAAATTcgtgaaaaaaaattcaaaatcaTGAAGAGAAATTtaaattatgaacatttttaaaaagcAAACAAACTTTGTAATTTTGAATATATTTtttgatattttttaaaaaaaattaatttATGAAGTTTGAAATCAAAAAAGAgaataaaataaaaaaggaaaggaaCATAGGAAAAATGAAATAatctaaaataaataaataaaaggtaAACCAGAAAATGAGTAAAAAATGGTTCGGAAACCTTCAAAGATTTCTAAAACTAATCTGCACCTCTCCTAGTGGTTCGACACATGCTTCGTTACGATTCCTAATGGTCGGCTCATGTTCCTATGCTAGTGGGCGATCGGAGTTTTAATGCTCATAATGAGCGATACATGTCATTACTGGTGAACAAAGATTGAAAGAACGCCAGGCGGTTGGGCCTTGCCATCCAGGCGTCTCTAATTGGGCCGGGAGAGCTTGTACTGAACATGTGGGGCGGGATGAATTCGGCTTCTTCGATTAACCAGCTAAAATACCGAACTGACCGATTTTTTTTTGGTGAGTAACACAGGAAACCGAATTTTCCTGTACATCGGAAAAAACGAATTTAACATATGGAATACACCATGTACCATGACAGCCAAGCAGTTTCTACGGTGTATTTCACACAACAGCCTTCCTGCTAGTTTCGGGATTCAACACCGATGTATGGATGTAGATCGACGATGCACTATGCCCAATGTGTGCACGGCTAAATGAGGATGGAGCTCAATTGTTTGCAAGGTTTGATATGGTCTTCATATGTGATATGAACGCCAACTACTTGCTGGGTGCCTCAGACCTAGAGATTTCTTCCCACTTGCTTTTGAGCTCTAGGATAGGTCTGAAGGCAATGCTGATGAGTGTTGAATTTTTTATTAGAAATATGCCATGAAGACAATAATAAATATATTATTCTAGTTTCATGTTCACAATCAAGTTTATATTTCTGTTCTATAATTGCATTGATTCTTGAATATGAATTCGAAGCATGGCTCAATTGCATGTACGGAAACATAAACACCAATATGATCCCTAGTCATGCCCCTAAGACTAGCTCACGCATTAATGATGATTGTGTTTTCCTGATCATGTGCATTTGATGTAGGGAAAGCCCTAGGTGGGCCAATCTTTTCACACTTGAAGATGGATCAAGAGGAATAAGAAGAAAACAAGGAAAAGAAACACTCAAACAAAATCTGATCACACATGCACTCCTTCCACAAAAATTCACGCTAGGTA
Protein-coding sequences here:
- the LOC125510273 gene encoding uncharacterized protein LOC125510273 codes for the protein MAMRAPVDDAMGAVFMRLPADDPRSLARAAAVCRSWCAILSDPGFAHGYRALHGGPPMLGFLHNEYRNGNRFVPTSTFRRRPSQDRPDCQVLDSRHGLVLLYAPAYDPPFEARDLVTGNWWDIDDDPKCRDIMHWPGDGPDDFFSGTGIRCNATALCAKDRCGHLDCHGGGPFLVALVGSVEEGGIALATVYSSETCQWSDKISVRSPGLHTDDGGHTAVVGDKVYVPSYECDSLVEFNIREQQLSVINVPENLGQGFLYLIGVEDGMLLFASVLKPRLYLLSMEAGPRGAAAWARCRVVELEPLLPPRALLDMSESNIWAVGFAEGVSVIFLRTPAGCYAIDLNSGRANKGIEKVITPMAMPLSPPPLVDDAMRAVFMRLPADDPRSLIRAAAVCRGWRAILSDPGFARGYRALHGAPPMLGFLHNEYRRGNRFVSTSTFRRTASHDHRDCHVLDSRHGLALLYAPGYHAPFDVCDLVTDNWREIDDDPKCHNIMHWLGDDPDDYYNGSIHCNATVFCAIDRCDHLDCHGGPFLVALVGSADEGDSSETRQWSDMISVQTPGLQIDTGGRTAVVGNNKVYVPNYEGDSVVEYNIREQQLSVIKAPEILDQGYLDLLGVEDGMLLFASVRKPRLYLWSMEAGPGGAAAWTRRRVVELEPLLPPRALLDMSSSDVWTVGFAEGVRVIFLRTPAGLYAVELNSGRANKMGEFSIEKVMPYTRFCIGAWGRLPASNEAPHAVAGGTMM